Proteins co-encoded in one Acidovorax sp. 69 genomic window:
- the lptE gene encoding LPS assembly lipoprotein LptE, whose amino-acid sequence MHKRTLLSLAPVALLSACGFRLRGVPEFGFESLYIAAPTNSLLARELQRTLEGSGGKLQLLRDPASMPTAGAILDLLQEQQERAVVGLNASGQVRELQLRLRIKFRLRTPTGVELIPDTELLQQRDISYNETIALAKEAEEALLYRDMRTDLVQQLMRRLAAAKR is encoded by the coding sequence ATGCACAAGCGCACACTGCTCTCCCTCGCGCCTGTGGCACTGCTGTCAGCCTGCGGTTTTCGGCTGCGCGGCGTGCCCGAGTTTGGGTTTGAATCGCTCTACATTGCAGCACCCACCAACTCGCTGTTGGCGCGGGAGTTGCAGCGCACGCTGGAGGGCTCGGGCGGCAAGTTGCAGTTGCTGCGCGACCCAGCGTCCATGCCGACGGCCGGCGCCATTCTCGATTTGCTGCAGGAGCAGCAGGAGCGCGCAGTGGTCGGCCTCAATGCTTCGGGCCAGGTGCGCGAACTGCAACTGCGGCTGCGCATCAAGTTCCGTCTGCGCACCCCCACCGGGGTGGAGCTGATTCCTGACACCGAGCTGCTGCAGCAGCGCGACATCAGCTACAACGAAACCATTGCCCTGGCCAAGGAGGCCGAAGAGGCGCTGCTCTACCGCGACATGCGGACCGATCTGGTGCAGCAGCTCATGCGTCGGCTCGCGGCGGCCAAGCGATAG
- the rocF gene encoding arginase yields MPPTALRSAQPTSLIGAPTDIGAGARGASMGPEALRVAGLQSALESHGLQVFDRGNLSGPANPWKPPMDGYRHLPEVVEWNQRVFEAVYAELQLGHLPILLGGDHCLGLGSISAVARHCAETGKKLRVLWLDAHADFNTSALTPSGNVHGMPVACLCGFGPEALTGLARMPGGSPALHPSQIRQIGIRSVDAGEKRFVHEQGLEVFDMRYIDEVGMRQTMQQALAGLDAHTHLHVSFDVDFLDPDIAPGVGTTVPGGPTYREAQLCMEMIADSGRLASLDIVELNPALDVRNRTAVLAVDLVESLFGKSTLMRVPSHGQGPALSA; encoded by the coding sequence ATGCCCCCCACCGCCCTGCGCAGCGCCCAGCCCACCAGCCTGATCGGCGCCCCCACCGACATCGGCGCCGGTGCGCGCGGCGCCTCCATGGGGCCCGAGGCGTTGCGGGTGGCGGGGCTACAGTCGGCGCTGGAATCGCACGGGCTGCAAGTGTTTGACCGGGGCAACCTCAGCGGCCCAGCCAACCCGTGGAAGCCGCCCATGGACGGCTACCGCCACCTGCCCGAGGTGGTGGAGTGGAACCAGCGTGTATTCGAGGCGGTGTATGCCGAACTGCAGCTGGGCCACCTGCCCATCCTGCTGGGCGGCGACCATTGCCTGGGCCTGGGCAGCATCAGCGCTGTGGCGCGCCATTGCGCCGAGACGGGCAAGAAGCTGCGCGTGTTGTGGCTGGACGCCCATGCCGACTTCAACACCAGCGCACTCACGCCCAGCGGCAATGTGCATGGCATGCCCGTGGCCTGCCTGTGCGGGTTTGGCCCCGAGGCACTGACCGGGCTGGCCCGCATGCCGGGCGGTAGCCCGGCGCTGCACCCCTCGCAGATCCGGCAAATCGGTATTCGCAGCGTGGACGCGGGCGAAAAGCGCTTTGTGCACGAGCAAGGCCTGGAGGTATTCGACATGCGCTACATCGACGAAGTGGGCATGCGCCAGACCATGCAGCAGGCGCTGGCCGGGCTGGATGCGCACACCCACCTGCATGTGAGTTTTGATGTGGATTTTCTGGACCCCGACATTGCACCCGGCGTGGGCACCACGGTGCCCGGTGGCCCCACCTACCGCGAGGCGCAGCTGTGCATGGAGATGATCGCCGACAGCGGACGCCTGGCATCGCTGGACATTGTGGAACTCAATCCCGCGCTCGATGTGCGCAACCGCACGGCCGTGCTGGCCGTGGACCTGGTCGAGTCGCTGTTTGGCAAGAGCACGCTCATGCGTGTGCCCTCGCACGGCCAGGGCCCGGCGCTGAGCGCCTGA
- the holA gene encoding DNA polymerase III subunit delta, which yields MQVALAQLSQHLQRALSPLYVLHGDEPLLQQEAADAIRATARTQGYTERSSYTVAGAHFDWSAVLAAGGSLSLFADKQIVEIRIPSGKPGKDGSVALQHVAESARGNDSTLTIVMLPRLDKATKTGAWFAALEGNGTSIQIDPIERGMLPQWIAQRLATQGQRVVAGEEGQRTLQFFADRVEGNLLAAHQEIQKLALLHPAGELTQAQVEAAVLNVARYDVFKLSESVLAGQTARVQRMLDGLQAEGEAEVLVHWALAEDIRALKRVKDAMNAGRPLPMALRENRIWGPKERLFERILPKASDAALARLLQSAHTVDGIVKGLKQPDWPQDGWQALQRLAFQLCRLAQAAR from the coding sequence ATGCAAGTCGCCTTGGCCCAACTCTCTCAGCATCTTCAACGGGCCCTGTCGCCGCTTTACGTCCTGCACGGCGATGAGCCCTTGTTGCAGCAAGAGGCGGCCGACGCCATCCGCGCCACCGCCCGCACCCAGGGCTATACCGAGCGCAGCAGCTACACCGTGGCCGGTGCCCACTTTGACTGGAGCGCAGTGCTGGCGGCAGGCGGCAGTTTGAGCCTGTTTGCCGACAAGCAGATCGTCGAAATCCGCATCCCCTCGGGCAAGCCCGGCAAAGACGGCAGCGTGGCCTTGCAGCATGTGGCCGAATCGGCCCGGGGCAATGACAGCACGCTCACCATCGTCATGCTGCCGCGCCTCGATAAAGCCACCAAAACCGGCGCCTGGTTTGCCGCGCTGGAGGGCAATGGCACGTCGATCCAGATCGACCCCATCGAGCGCGGCATGCTGCCGCAGTGGATTGCCCAGCGTCTGGCCACCCAGGGCCAGCGCGTGGTGGCTGGCGAGGAAGGTCAGCGCACCCTGCAATTTTTTGCCGACCGCGTTGAAGGCAATCTGCTCGCGGCGCACCAGGAGATCCAAAAGCTCGCATTGCTGCACCCTGCGGGCGAGCTCACGCAAGCCCAGGTCGAAGCCGCCGTGCTCAACGTGGCCCGCTACGACGTGTTCAAGCTGTCCGAATCGGTGCTGGCCGGGCAAACAGCCCGCGTGCAGCGCATGCTCGACGGCCTGCAGGCCGAGGGCGAGGCCGAGGTGTTGGTGCACTGGGCGCTGGCCGAAGACATCCGCGCCTTGAAGCGCGTGAAAGACGCCATGAACGCCGGCCGCCCTTTGCCCATGGCCCTGCGCGAAAACCGCATCTGGGGCCCCAAGGAGCGATTGTTTGAACGCATCCTGCCCAAGGCCAGCGACGCCGCCCTGGCGCGCCTGCTGCAGTCGGCCCACACGGTCGATGGCATCGTCAAAGGGCTCAAGCAGCCCGACTGGCCGCAAGACGGCTGGCAGGCCCTGCAGCGCCTGGCCTTTCAGCTGTGCCGGTTGGCGCAGGCGGCGCGTTAA
- a CDS encoding caspase family protein — protein MPRPIFRISPSLHVGLVALALAGFSAAAQAPIDVRIALVIGNASYPGGAALANPLNDAQAMGAVLRKVGFTVVEVRDGSRAQMTDALELVSAALRGKQGVGMLYYAGHGLQLDWRNYMVPVDARLRTAADVPAQSVDVSAVIAGFKAAGNRMNIVVLDACRDNPFQGTGTGKGLAQQDAPPGTFLAYATAPGNVADDGEGGNGLYTGFLLQELAKPATRIEDVFKRVRLQVRQKSEGRQIPWESTSLEDDFFFNEPKSAQVVPLEKAREAAFPQEKADWDKIKASRVANDFYEFLNKYPSGLISETAQDKLQRLDTAKVTATPVQGRDAITRRTIRLGDTTEYVYRDLLTQLEQKRETLKVTSVTDELIEFNGGKVVWTVGGATVKNDQGLEFDPPVQTLPVGDIQLGKRWATRSNFLVPHRNVRGWTEEDSFVVGYEDIEVPAGRFKAWRIETKMRTEGGLFAQITNWVTSDGRLVKYVRKGRTRDGKDASWMREMTRFEPGPG, from the coding sequence ATGCCCCGTCCGATCTTCCGTATCAGCCCCTCCCTGCACGTCGGCCTCGTGGCCCTGGCCCTGGCGGGGTTCTCTGCTGCAGCCCAGGCGCCGATTGATGTCCGCATCGCGCTGGTCATTGGCAATGCGTCCTATCCAGGCGGTGCCGCGCTGGCCAATCCGCTCAACGATGCCCAGGCCATGGGCGCCGTGTTGCGCAAGGTGGGGTTTACGGTGGTGGAGGTGCGCGATGGGTCTCGCGCCCAGATGACCGATGCGCTGGAGCTGGTTTCTGCAGCGCTGCGCGGCAAGCAGGGGGTGGGGATGCTGTACTACGCCGGCCACGGGTTGCAGCTGGACTGGCGCAACTACATGGTTCCCGTGGATGCCAGGCTGCGTACTGCGGCCGATGTTCCCGCCCAGTCGGTGGATGTCAGCGCGGTGATCGCTGGCTTCAAGGCGGCGGGGAACCGCATGAACATCGTGGTGCTTGACGCTTGCCGTGACAATCCGTTCCAGGGCACGGGAACCGGCAAGGGGCTGGCCCAGCAGGATGCGCCGCCTGGAACCTTCTTGGCCTATGCGACCGCGCCGGGCAATGTGGCCGATGATGGCGAGGGCGGCAATGGCCTGTACACCGGTTTCCTGTTGCAGGAGCTGGCCAAGCCGGCGACCCGCATCGAAGACGTTTTCAAGCGCGTGCGGCTGCAGGTGCGCCAAAAGAGCGAAGGGCGCCAGATCCCCTGGGAAAGCACCAGCCTCGAGGACGATTTCTTCTTCAACGAACCAAAGTCGGCCCAAGTCGTCCCTCTGGAGAAAGCGCGTGAGGCAGCGTTTCCGCAGGAAAAGGCGGATTGGGACAAGATCAAGGCTTCACGGGTTGCCAATGATTTCTATGAGTTCCTGAACAAGTACCCCAGCGGCCTTATCAGCGAGACGGCGCAGGACAAGCTGCAGCGCCTCGACACAGCCAAGGTCACGGCAACGCCGGTGCAGGGCCGCGATGCCATCACCCGGCGCACCATCCGGTTGGGTGACACCACGGAATACGTCTACCGCGACCTGCTCACGCAGCTGGAGCAAAAGCGGGAAACCCTGAAAGTCACTTCGGTCACCGATGAGCTGATCGAATTCAATGGCGGCAAGGTGGTCTGGACTGTGGGCGGGGCGACCGTGAAGAACGACCAGGGCCTGGAGTTCGATCCGCCCGTGCAGACCCTGCCCGTGGGGGACATCCAGCTGGGCAAGCGGTGGGCCACGCGGTCCAACTTCCTGGTTCCGCATCGCAACGTGCGTGGCTGGACGGAAGAGGATAGCTTTGTCGTGGGCTATGAAGACATCGAGGTGCCGGCAGGCCGCTTCAAGGCCTGGCGGATCGAAACCAAGATGCGCACCGAGGGGGGGCTGTTCGCGCAGATCACCAACTGGGTTACCTCCGACGGCCGCTTGGTGAAGTACGTCCGCAAAGGTCGCACGCGGGACGGCAAGGATGCCAGCTGGATGCGTGAGATGACCCGCTTCGAGCCCGGGCCAGGCTGA
- a CDS encoding glutamate-5-semialdehyde dehydrogenase, with amino-acid sequence MTALNVAEYTHTLGFQAKTASALMAKAPTAIKNKALKALARLLREQTEALQVDNARDLERARAAGLAEPMVDRLKLSPKVLETCAEGCEQLAAMPDIIGEILGMKQQPSGIRVGQMRVPIGVFGMIYESRPNVTIEAASLSIKSGNACILRGGSEAIDSNRALAKLVQQALAESGLPQDAVQLVQTTDREAVGQLITMPQFVDVIIPRGGKGLIERISRDAKVPVIKHLDGNCHTYVDDPCDIAMAVKVADNAKTNKYSPCNASEGLLVARGVAAEFLPQIGAVYAAKGVEMRGCPESLAILQSVAGAKLVPATEQDWSEEYLAPIISVKVVAGVDEAIAHINQYSSHHTDAILTRDHMHAQQFLREVDSASVMVNTSTRFADGFEFGLGAEIGISTDKFHARGPVGLEGLTSLKYVVLGEGEVRG; translated from the coding sequence ATGACCGCCCTCAACGTCGCTGAATACACGCACACCCTCGGATTCCAGGCAAAAACCGCCTCTGCGCTGATGGCCAAAGCGCCGACAGCTATCAAAAACAAAGCATTGAAGGCCTTGGCCCGGCTGCTGCGCGAGCAGACCGAAGCGCTTCAGGTGGACAATGCCCGCGACTTGGAGCGCGCCCGCGCGGCTGGCTTGGCCGAGCCGATGGTGGACCGTTTGAAGCTCAGCCCCAAGGTGCTGGAGACCTGCGCCGAAGGCTGCGAGCAGCTGGCGGCCATGCCCGACATCATTGGCGAAATCCTCGGCATGAAGCAGCAGCCCAGCGGCATCCGCGTGGGGCAGATGCGGGTGCCGATTGGGGTGTTCGGCATGATCTACGAAAGCCGTCCGAACGTGACCATCGAAGCGGCCAGCCTCAGCATCAAGAGCGGCAACGCCTGCATCCTGCGTGGCGGCTCCGAAGCCATTGATTCCAACCGCGCCCTCGCCAAGCTGGTGCAGCAGGCGCTGGCAGAAAGCGGCCTGCCGCAAGATGCGGTGCAACTGGTGCAGACCACCGACCGCGAGGCCGTGGGTCAGCTGATCACCATGCCGCAGTTTGTGGACGTGATCATCCCGCGCGGTGGCAAGGGCCTGATCGAGCGCATCAGCCGCGATGCCAAGGTGCCCGTCATCAAGCACCTGGACGGCAACTGCCACACCTATGTGGATGACCCCTGCGACATCGCCATGGCGGTGAAGGTGGCCGACAACGCCAAGACGAACAAGTACAGCCCCTGCAACGCCAGCGAAGGCCTGCTGGTGGCGCGGGGTGTGGCGGCAGAGTTTTTGCCGCAGATTGGCGCCGTGTATGCCGCCAAGGGTGTGGAGATGCGCGGCTGCCCCGAGTCGCTGGCGATTCTGCAATCGGTGGCGGGTGCCAAGCTGGTGCCTGCGACGGAGCAGGACTGGAGCGAGGAATACCTGGCACCCATCATCAGCGTGAAGGTGGTGGCGGGCGTGGACGAGGCCATTGCCCACATCAACCAGTATTCCAGCCACCACACCGATGCCATCCTGACGCGCGACCACATGCACGCCCAGCAGTTCCTGCGCGAAGTGGATTCGGCCAGCGTGATGGTGAACACCAGCACGCGTTTTGCTGATGGCTTTGAATTCGGGCTGGGCGCCGAAATCGGCATCAGCACCGACAAGTTCCATGCCCGCGGGCCTGTGGGGCTTGAAGGCCTGACCTCGCTCAAGTACGTGGTACTGGGTGAGGGCGAGGTGCGTGGCTGA
- the trkA gene encoding Trk system potassium transporter TrkA gives MKIIILGAGRVGQSVADSLVSERNDITVIDTDAARLRDLESRFDLRGVVGNGIEPAVLAEAGAEDTDLLIACAAQDETNLVCCKIAQLMFNIPKRIARVRSSGFQGDDRLVGPEGFAVDRIICPEESLTRYIGKLIEHPEAMQVREFAGGRACLVSGRARPGAPMVGPTIGELRERAPEMAMRLVAIYRRFADEPDRFIACDGATRIEPGDEVFVLAAHEHIANVLAALHRPASQQPQPVRRIMIAGGGGVGLRLARQLAQTPGRFNIKIIEDHADRCVELASALPSEVLVLQGDTTDEDLLGDEGIEEVDLFLALTDDDEDNIMSCLLAKRMGASRVLALINRRSYADLMHGTQIDIALSPAQAMLGELLAYVRQGDVQAVHSLRRGVAEALEIVARGDRKSSRVVGRKVSELALPRDVHIGLIVRGLPDAMDATGTAAAELREPEVIIPRSGTVIESNDHVVFFLPNKRLVRDVEKLFRVSATFF, from the coding sequence ATGAAAATCATCATCCTCGGAGCGGGCCGCGTGGGCCAGAGCGTGGCGGACAGCCTGGTGTCGGAGCGCAATGACATCACCGTCATTGACACCGACGCCGCGCGCCTGCGTGACCTGGAGTCGCGCTTTGATTTGCGCGGCGTGGTGGGCAACGGCATCGAGCCCGCCGTGCTGGCCGAGGCGGGCGCCGAGGACACCGACCTGCTGATCGCCTGCGCTGCGCAGGACGAGACCAACCTGGTGTGCTGCAAGATCGCGCAGCTGATGTTCAACATCCCCAAGCGCATTGCACGGGTGCGCTCCAGCGGCTTTCAGGGCGACGACCGGCTGGTGGGCCCCGAGGGGTTTGCCGTGGACCGCATCATCTGCCCCGAGGAGTCCCTGACGCGCTACATCGGCAAGCTCATCGAGCACCCCGAGGCCATGCAGGTGCGCGAGTTTGCCGGGGGCCGTGCCTGTCTGGTGTCGGGCCGGGCGAGGCCCGGTGCGCCCATGGTGGGCCCCACGATTGGCGAGCTGCGCGAGCGTGCGCCCGAGATGGCCATGCGTTTGGTGGCCATCTACCGCCGTTTTGCCGACGAGCCCGACCGCTTCATCGCCTGTGACGGCGCGACCCGCATCGAGCCCGGCGACGAGGTGTTTGTGCTGGCGGCGCACGAGCATATCGCCAACGTGCTCGCAGCCCTGCACCGGCCCGCATCGCAGCAGCCCCAGCCCGTGCGCCGCATCATGATCGCGGGCGGCGGCGGGGTGGGCTTGCGGCTGGCGCGGCAACTGGCGCAGACGCCGGGGCGATTCAACATCAAGATCATCGAAGACCATGCCGACCGGTGTGTGGAGCTGGCGTCGGCCTTGCCGTCCGAAGTGCTGGTGCTGCAGGGCGACACCACCGACGAGGATTTGCTGGGCGATGAGGGCATCGAAGAGGTGGATCTCTTCCTGGCACTCACCGACGACGACGAGGACAACATCATGTCCTGCCTGCTGGCCAAACGCATGGGCGCGAGCCGGGTGCTGGCGCTTATCAACCGGCGCAGCTATGCCGACCTGATGCACGGCACGCAGATCGACATCGCGCTGTCGCCCGCGCAGGCCATGCTGGGTGAGCTGCTGGCCTATGTGCGCCAGGGCGACGTGCAGGCGGTGCACAGCCTGCGCCGGGGCGTGGCCGAGGCACTGGAGATCGTGGCGCGCGGCGACCGCAAAAGCTCCCGTGTGGTGGGCCGCAAGGTGAGCGAACTGGCGTTGCCGCGCGATGTGCACATCGGCTTGATCGTGCGTGGGCTGCCGGATGCAATGGACGCCACAGGCACCGCCGCCGCCGAGCTGCGCGAGCCCGAAGTCATCATCCCGCGCAGCGGAACGGTGATCGAGAGCAATGACCATGTGGTCTTTTTCCTGCCCAACAAGCGGCTGGTGCGCGACGTGGAAAAGCTCTTCCGCGTGAGCGCGACGTTCTTTTGA
- a CDS encoding TrkH family potassium uptake protein, producing the protein MTDMFPVLRVLGILVMIFSLSMGLPLAVSLWTRDGVWHVYPQAMGATMLAGAWLWWRLRLFRQELQPRHGVMLVSLVWMLLPLSAALPLMLAGHHTGQPLSFTHAYFEAVSGLTTTGSTVLAGLDALPVSVNVWRTFLQWMGGMGILILAVAVLPLLGVGGSQLFKAEAAGPLKDTKLTPRMTGTAKGLWGVYALFSVLCGLAYWVAGMEPLDALMHMFTTVSLGGLSSHDLSFGYFQSPLLEAICIFFMLVASCNFALYFVAIRKGQWGGFWGDPELRATLFALIGGGLLVALLLWAKGVYAPLDALRHGMFNLVSMATTTGYATVDYLAWPVFAPVFMLLLSGVATSAGSTGGGIKMVRMLILVKQARREMNRLVHPRAVQPVCLGGGVVDNRVIFSVLAFMLVYGGTVFGLSMVMLLTDLDPVTAFSVVLASVNCAGPGLGSVGPASNYAVLTDFQIWVCTLAMLLGRLEILSFMALLTPAFWRR; encoded by the coding sequence ATGACGGACATGTTTCCCGTTCTGCGTGTGCTGGGCATCCTGGTGATGATTTTTTCCCTGTCCATGGGGCTGCCTCTGGCGGTGTCCCTGTGGACGCGTGACGGTGTCTGGCATGTGTACCCGCAGGCCATGGGTGCCACGATGCTGGCGGGCGCATGGCTGTGGTGGCGGCTGCGGTTGTTTCGGCAGGAGCTGCAACCGCGCCACGGCGTGATGCTGGTCTCGCTGGTGTGGATGCTGCTGCCCCTGTCGGCCGCGTTGCCGCTGATGCTGGCGGGGCACCACACCGGGCAGCCGCTGTCGTTCACGCACGCTTACTTTGAGGCCGTGTCGGGGTTGACCACCACGGGCTCCACCGTGCTCGCGGGCCTGGATGCCTTGCCGGTGTCGGTGAATGTGTGGCGCACCTTCCTGCAATGGATGGGCGGGATGGGCATCCTGATCCTGGCCGTGGCCGTGCTGCCCTTGCTGGGCGTGGGCGGCAGCCAGCTGTTCAAGGCCGAGGCGGCGGGGCCGCTCAAGGACACGAAACTCACGCCGCGCATGACCGGTACGGCCAAGGGGCTGTGGGGTGTGTATGCGCTGTTTTCCGTGTTGTGTGGCCTGGCCTACTGGGTGGCGGGCATGGAGCCGCTGGATGCGCTGATGCACATGTTCACCACGGTGAGCCTGGGGGGGCTGTCATCACACGATCTGAGCTTCGGGTATTTCCAGTCACCCCTGTTGGAGGCGATCTGCATCTTTTTCATGCTGGTGGCCAGCTGCAATTTTGCGCTGTACTTCGTGGCCATTCGCAAGGGCCAGTGGGGTGGCTTCTGGGGCGACCCCGAGCTGCGGGCCACCTTGTTCGCCCTGATCGGCGGCGGGTTGCTGGTGGCGCTGCTGCTATGGGCCAAGGGTGTGTATGCGCCGCTCGATGCGCTGCGTCACGGCATGTTCAACCTGGTGTCGATGGCCACCACCACGGGCTATGCCACGGTGGACTATCTGGCCTGGCCTGTGTTTGCTCCGGTGTTCATGCTGCTTTTGTCGGGTGTGGCGACCAGTGCGGGATCGACGGGCGGAGGGATCAAGATGGTGCGCATGCTCATCCTGGTGAAGCAGGCGCGGCGGGAGATGAACCGCCTGGTGCACCCGCGTGCCGTGCAGCCTGTGTGTTTGGGCGGGGGCGTGGTGGACAACCGGGTGATCTTCTCTGTGCTGGCCTTCATGCTGGTCTATGGCGGCACAGTGTTTGGGCTCAGCATGGTCATGCTGCTGACCGACCTGGACCCGGTGACCGCGTTTTCGGTGGTGCTGGCCAGCGTCAACTGTGCGGGGCCAGGCCTGGGCAGCGTGGGGCCAGCGTCTAACTATGCGGTGTTGACCGATTTCCAGATCTGGGTGTGTACGCTGGCCATGCTGCTGGGGCGTCTGGAGATACTGAGTTTCATGGCCCTTCTCACCCCCGCGTTCTGGCGCCGGTAG
- the gshA gene encoding glutamate--cysteine ligase, with protein sequence MVPHLITALTGPINELEQRILDSMPAIERWFRLEWMEHTPPFYTSVDIRNAGFKLAPVDTNLFPGGWNNLTKEMLPLAVQAAMAAIEKICPEARNLLIIPENHTRNTFYLANVVQLQRIFNMAGLNVRVGSISPEIKKPTLIELPNGDTVTLEPVVRTKRRLGLKDFDPCTILLNNDLTAGAPGILEDIHEQYLLPPLHAGWSVRRKSTHFKNYEEVAKRFGKMLGIDPWLINPMFSQCDGVDFAEDQGMDKLQTTVDALLTKVRRKYKEYGINEKPFVIVKANNGTYGMGIMTVRDAKELDAVNRKTKNKMAIIKDGQSVSDLIIQEGVLTQERVHEAVAEPVVYMMDRYVVGGFYRMHAERGVDENLNAPGASFVPLAFEHSTHMPQPGVRPGVSAPNRFYMYGVVARLAMLAASYELEATNPDAEVYD encoded by the coding sequence ATGGTTCCGCATCTCATCACGGCCCTCACCGGGCCGATCAACGAACTCGAACAGCGCATTCTGGACTCGATGCCCGCCATCGAGCGCTGGTTTCGGCTGGAGTGGATGGAGCACACGCCCCCGTTTTACACCTCGGTGGATATCCGCAATGCAGGCTTCAAGCTGGCGCCGGTGGACACCAACCTGTTCCCCGGCGGCTGGAACAACCTGACCAAGGAGATGCTGCCCCTGGCCGTGCAGGCTGCCATGGCCGCCATCGAGAAGATCTGCCCCGAGGCGCGCAACCTGCTGATCATCCCCGAGAACCACACGCGCAACACCTTCTACCTGGCCAATGTGGTGCAGCTGCAGCGCATCTTCAACATGGCGGGTCTGAATGTGCGGGTGGGCTCCATCAGCCCCGAGATCAAGAAGCCCACGCTCATCGAGTTGCCCAACGGCGACACCGTCACGCTGGAACCCGTGGTGCGCACCAAGCGCCGCCTGGGCCTCAAGGATTTTGACCCTTGCACCATCCTGCTCAACAACGACCTCACGGCAGGTGCACCAGGCATCCTCGAAGACATCCACGAACAATACCTGCTGCCACCCTTGCACGCAGGCTGGAGCGTGCGCCGCAAGAGCACGCATTTCAAGAACTATGAAGAGGTGGCCAAGCGCTTTGGCAAGATGCTGGGCATCGACCCCTGGCTCATCAACCCCATGTTCAGCCAGTGCGACGGTGTGGATTTTGCCGAAGACCAAGGCATGGACAAGCTGCAGACCACGGTGGATGCGCTGCTGACCAAGGTGCGCCGCAAGTACAAGGAATACGGCATCAATGAGAAGCCGTTTGTCATCGTCAAGGCCAACAACGGCACCTACGGCATGGGCATCATGACCGTGCGCGATGCCAAAGAGCTGGACGCGGTCAACCGCAAGACCAAGAACAAGATGGCCATCATCAAAGACGGCCAATCGGTCAGCGATCTCATCATCCAGGAGGGCGTGCTGACGCAGGAGCGCGTCCATGAGGCCGTGGCGGAGCCCGTGGTCTACATGATGGACCGCTATGTGGTAGGTGGTTTTTACCGCATGCATGCCGAGCGTGGTGTGGATGAGAACCTCAATGCACCGGGTGCGAGTTTTGTGCCGCTTGCCTTTGAGCACAGCACGCACATGCCCCAGCCCGGCGTGCGTCCGGGTGTGAGTGCACCCAACCGCTTCTATATGTATGGCGTGGTGGCGCGCCTGGCCATGCTGGCCGCCAGTTACGAGCTGGAAGCCACGAACCCCGACGCTGAGGTCTACGACTGA